The Hymenobacter sp. DG01 genome has a segment encoding these proteins:
- the dprA gene encoding DNA-processing protein DprA: protein MFDDTLLHEVALTLFPNIGPQLTRQLMSYGGSAKNVLHLPPGKLRKIPGVGPATVAILTGAERTAALNQAEAALRKAEKDGVQILFYTSKQFPARLKQLPDAPTLLYYQGTADLNHPKTVALVGTRQATDYGREQTEKLVKGIASHQPLIISGLAYGIDIAAHRAALQEGLETIGVMATGLDKLYPPAHRKTAEKMLTQGGLLTEFPFGTQPDKYNFPARNRIIAGLSDGTVVVEAARKGGALITADLAQGYNRDVLAVPGPLGSPASEGCHELIKANKAALYSEPKDLEQLLNWDAALHLQGKFKGPTPYDPADFTTEEFQLVAVLQTATGREEHLDTLAWKAQLPIHTAASLLLGLEFRAVIKALPGKRFALL, encoded by the coding sequence ATGTTCGACGACACCCTCCTCCACGAAGTCGCGCTTACCTTATTCCCCAACATCGGGCCGCAGCTGACGAGGCAGCTGATGAGCTACGGAGGCTCGGCCAAGAACGTGCTGCACCTGCCGCCGGGTAAGTTGCGCAAGATTCCGGGGGTAGGCCCCGCTACCGTCGCCATCCTGACCGGGGCTGAGCGCACCGCTGCCCTGAACCAAGCCGAAGCCGCTTTGCGCAAAGCGGAGAAGGATGGCGTGCAGATTCTGTTTTACACCAGCAAGCAGTTTCCGGCGCGGCTCAAGCAGCTGCCCGACGCGCCTACTCTGCTTTACTACCAGGGTACCGCCGACCTGAATCACCCCAAAACCGTGGCCCTGGTAGGCACCCGCCAGGCCACCGACTACGGCCGGGAACAAACCGAGAAGCTGGTAAAAGGCATTGCCTCCCACCAGCCCCTTATCATCAGCGGCCTGGCCTACGGTATTGACATTGCCGCCCACCGCGCCGCCTTGCAGGAAGGGCTGGAAACCATCGGGGTCATGGCTACGGGCCTGGACAAGCTCTACCCCCCGGCCCACCGCAAAACCGCCGAGAAGATGCTCACGCAGGGTGGCCTGCTCACGGAGTTTCCCTTCGGCACCCAGCCCGATAAATATAACTTCCCCGCGAGGAATAGAATTATTGCCGGCCTCTCTGATGGCACGGTGGTAGTGGAAGCCGCAAGGAAGGGCGGCGCCCTGATAACCGCCGATTTGGCCCAGGGCTACAACCGTGACGTGCTGGCCGTGCCGGGCCCCCTGGGCTCCCCGGCCTCCGAAGGCTGCCATGAGCTGATCAAAGCAAATAAGGCCGCGCTGTACTCCGAGCCCAAAGACCTGGAGCAGCTGCTGAACTGGGACGCGGCGCTGCACCTGCAGGGCAAATTCAAGGGCCCTACCCCCTACGACCCCGCCGACTTCACCACGGAGGAGTTTCAGCTGGTGGCGGTGCTGCAAACTGCCACCGGCCGCGAAGAACACCTCGATACCCTGGCCTGGAAGGCCCAGCTGCCCATTCATACGGCGGCCTCCCTGCTGCTGGGCCTGGAGTTCCGGGCCGTTATCAAGGCCCTGCCGGGCAAGCGGTTCGCGCTGCTCTAA
- a CDS encoding MerR family transcriptional regulator, translating into MPYKERDIEKQYFTIGEVAAQFNVAPSLIRFWETEFEELRPRKSKKGNRLYTPQDIDTFRTIYHLVKERGYTIPGARDMLKQKGPQLKEKIDVIQSLERVRKFMVTMKKELDAIGKAQG; encoded by the coding sequence ACATCGAAAAACAGTATTTCACCATTGGCGAGGTAGCGGCTCAGTTCAACGTGGCGCCTTCCCTGATTCGGTTCTGGGAAACGGAGTTTGAGGAGCTGCGCCCGCGCAAAAGCAAGAAGGGCAACCGCCTCTACACGCCCCAGGACATCGACACGTTCCGCACCATCTATCACTTGGTAAAGGAGCGCGGCTACACCATTCCCGGCGCCCGCGACATGCTCAAGCAGAAAGGCCCCCAGCTCAAGGAAAAAATCGACGTGATTCAGAGCCTGGAGCGGGTCCGCAAGTTTATGGTGACGATGAAAAAGGAGCTGGACGCTATTGGGAAGGCGCAGGGTTAA
- a CDS encoding aminotransferase class IV: MLLYNGQLHPDDHFALPLPNRGLYFNDGFFETMVWARGTLRYLPYHWQRLQAAAAALGFALPPELASAQALASTIERLVRQHAEYATAAARVRLQLWRGGGGLYAPTTPQPDWLVTLQPFTEHNAPVGQAAFAHTVRVAASPVSFCKGPNALTYVLAAREREQRNLDEILLLSGAGHVAEAVAAAVVWIWNGTIYCPALSTGCVLGTRLGHLREVARQLHITWQEGLFEPKELLAAEAVFTANVAGIRAVQQVEEVVFASEHHPLLVRLREAEALAR; the protein is encoded by the coding sequence GTGCTTCTCTACAACGGCCAGCTTCACCCCGACGACCACTTTGCGCTGCCGCTTCCTAACCGGGGGCTGTACTTCAACGACGGCTTTTTTGAAACTATGGTCTGGGCCCGGGGTACGCTGCGCTACCTGCCCTACCACTGGCAGCGGCTACAAGCAGCGGCGGCGGCCCTGGGTTTTGCCCTGCCGCCGGAGCTGGCCTCTGCGCAGGCGCTGGCCTCTACCATCGAGCGCCTGGTGCGGCAGCATGCCGAATATGCCACCGCGGCGGCCCGGGTGCGGCTGCAGCTGTGGCGCGGCGGCGGCGGCCTGTACGCGCCCACTACCCCGCAGCCCGACTGGCTGGTTACTCTGCAACCCTTTACCGAGCACAATGCGCCGGTTGGCCAGGCGGCGTTTGCCCATACGGTGCGCGTGGCCGCCTCGCCCGTCTCTTTTTGCAAAGGCCCCAACGCCCTAACCTACGTGCTGGCGGCCCGGGAACGAGAGCAGCGCAATCTGGATGAAATACTGCTGCTCTCCGGAGCGGGCCACGTAGCCGAGGCCGTAGCCGCCGCCGTAGTCTGGATTTGGAATGGTACGATTTACTGTCCGGCCCTCAGCACGGGGTGCGTACTAGGCACCCGGCTAGGCCACCTACGGGAGGTAGCCCGGCAGCTTCATATTACCTGGCAGGAAGGTTTGTTTGAGCCGAAGGAGCTATTAGCGGCCGAGGCCGTATTCACGGCCAACGTGGCGGGTATCCGAGCGGTGCAGCAGGTAGAAGAGGTTGTCTTTGCGTCTGAGCACCACCCGCTGCTGGTTCGGCTGCGCGAGGCAGAGGCCCTGGCCCGGTAA